Proteins encoded by one window of Salmonirosea aquatica:
- a CDS encoding DivIVA domain-containing protein has product MKISPIDIRQHTFEKEFRGYVVDEVNAFLNSLSQEWERVMNENKMLKMQLEIAEKELNKLRDVEMTLFRTLKTAEDTSNQITEQANRAAEKYIQESRQKTDETIVEARRKASMIIQDAENESKYIREEIINELKNQERDFRAMEKYRDNLVVQLKSLANNTHEAVERFEKKFSKDPSFDQRMEEIKNQAVEAETPSEKKNPASKGEQVPTGTDEAEPTQEPEISDAENKEAEPEESTAEEISAVAEEPQADESQDEELASEPSAEGTPPDAAEEALAEVEKMAHTRQQTQDLDVANTPPKPEGDSETKPQVKGSFFDQIG; this is encoded by the coding sequence ATGAAAATCTCACCCATCGATATACGGCAGCACACGTTTGAAAAAGAATTTAGAGGGTATGTTGTCGATGAGGTCAATGCTTTTCTGAACTCACTTTCGCAGGAGTGGGAACGCGTGATGAATGAAAACAAGATGCTGAAAATGCAGCTTGAAATTGCCGAAAAAGAACTCAACAAACTGCGGGACGTGGAAATGACACTTTTCCGGACCCTGAAAACTGCTGAAGATACCAGCAACCAGATTACCGAACAGGCCAACCGGGCCGCCGAAAAGTATATTCAGGAATCGCGGCAAAAGACCGACGAAACCATCGTGGAAGCCCGGCGCAAGGCTAGCATGATCATTCAGGATGCGGAGAATGAGTCGAAGTACATCCGGGAAGAAATCATCAATGAGCTGAAGAACCAGGAGCGCGACTTCCGGGCTATGGAGAAGTACCGCGACAATCTGGTGGTACAGCTCAAATCGCTGGCCAACAATACCCACGAAGCAGTGGAACGATTCGAGAAAAAATTCAGCAAAGATCCTTCGTTCGACCAACGCATGGAGGAAATCAAGAATCAGGCTGTCGAGGCTGAAACCCCTTCCGAGAAAAAGAATCCGGCGAGTAAGGGCGAGCAGGTACCTACAGGTACGGATGAAGCAGAGCCGACCCAGGAGCCTGAAATTTCGGATGCCGAAAATAAAGAGGCAGAACCCGAGGAATCCACTGCGGAGGAAATTTCGGCGGTCGCCGAAGAACCGCAGGCGGATGAATCTCAGGATGAGGAGCTCGCATCTGAGCCCTCGGCCGAAGGTACCCCTCCGGACGCCGCCGAAGAAGCGCTGGCGGAGGTGGAAAAAATGGCCCACACCCGTCAACAAACCCAGGATTTGGATGTGGCCAATACCCCACCCAAGCCCGAAGGTGATTCTGAAACTAAGCCACAGGTCAAAGGCTCGTTTTTTGACCAGATCGGGTAA